The region TGCAGCGACGATCTGCTCCGCTGAAGGAGCTGGCAAGATCCACTGATGATCACCCTGCACGAGTACCTCGGGTTGATCCAGAAATGGATAGGCCGGAGGAGTAGTGGCGGCTTGTGGAGGAGTGTTTGATTCAGGGAACGCCACGACAGCTTTGGAGTTTGCTGTGGGAGCCGCATCGATAATCGAGGCTGGCATGTCGGGCGCAGCCGATTTGCCTTCCTGGATTCGATCGACAGGGAGACGCTCTGGAGCAGTGCCGGAACCTGACGAACCGACGTTCGTAAAGGCTTGTGTCTCGCTGGAGATCACTGTCTGCCGGGACAATTTCTGCACGGCGTCCTCTTCGCGAACTTTGGTCCAGCGCTGTTCCGGAGAACGTTCGCGCAAGGTATCCAGCGGACTGCGGGAGGCGTCGCCGGCTGGTGCCTGAGTGATCAGCACACCTGCCAGTGCGACGGCCAGAGCCGGCTGATACCAGTTCTGCTTACGAGCCTTCGCGATGGGCGTGCTCAACGGTGTAATTCGGAGATTCTTCGACAATCGTAATGTCATGGGGATGGTTCTCCCTCACTGTGGCAGCCGAGACTTGAATGAACCGCGTGTTTGTCCGCAGATCATCAATCGTGGGCACACCGCAGTATCCCATGCCGGCCCGCAGGCCACCGATCAACTGGTAAACCAGATTGTGGAGCGAGCCTTTATGAGCCACTCGCCCTTCAACGCCTTCGGGAACGAGCTTCCCTGCTCCACGCCCTGGACTGCTTTCGTCAACTTTCCCTTGCCGGTAGCGTTCGCTGCTCCCTTTGACCATGGCACCCATCGAGCCCATGCCCCGGTAGCGTTTGTAGCTGCGGCCCTGGAAAAGAATGACTTCTCCGGGGCTTTCATCCACACCCGCCAGCAAACTTCCCAGCATCACGCAATGACCACCAGCAGCCAAAGCCTTGGTGATATCACCGCTATACCTGATGCCACCATCGGCAATGATCGGAACATCAGTCCCGGCCACTGCCAATGAGGCATTGTGTATCGCCGTTAACTGAGGAACACCCACACCGGCAATAATTCGCGTCGTGCAGATCGAGCCTGGGCCAATGCCCACCTTGATTGCATCCGCCCCCGCCATCAGGAGATCTCGGGCTCCTGCCGTTGTGGCAACATTCCCTGCTATCACATCGATCTCTGGCCAGCGTTTCTTCACCTCGCTAACGGTCTGAATCACGTTTTGGCTATGTCCGTGTGCGCTGTCGACACAAAGCACATCAACCCCCCTGTCGATAAGGGCCGCAGCACGCTCAAAGTCAAACACGCCGACGGCGGCACCGACGCGCAAACGTCCACGTCGATCTTTACTCGCTTTCGGGAAACGCAGGTTTTTATCGATATCCTTGATCGTGATCAGCCCCTTGAGCTGAAACTCGTCATCCACCAGCAGCAGCTTCTCAACCTTGTTTTCGAGGAGAATCCGCTCGGCTTCTTCGAGAGTCGTATTCTCTTTCGCCGTCACGAGATTCTCTTTGGTCATCACTTCGGAAATCGGCGTATCTTTCGACGCGAGAAACCGCAGGTCGCGACGTGTCAGAATCCCTTTGAGCCGACCGTTTTGAGTGACCGGAACACCACCAATGTTCCTTTGCTCCATGATTTCCCAGGCGGCCAGCGCTGTCGCCTCTGGCGGGAGAGTCACGGGATCGACAATGACGCCGTGTTCACTGCGTTTGACCCGCTCGACATGCAACGCCTGTTGTTCGATCGAGAGGTTTTTATGAATGATCCCCATGCCCCCTTCCTGCGCCATGGCAATGGCCATGTCGCTTTCCGTCACGGTATCCATGGGGCTGGAAACAATCGGCACATTCAGCCGGATATTGCGGGTGAGTCGAGAAGATGTTTCGACATCGGAAGGTACGAGTTCACTATAGCCCGGTTCGAGCAGAACATCGTCGAAGGTGATTCCCTGATAGGCAATTCGATCTTGCATGGTAATGAGATTCTCCGACAGAGCCGGCTGCTGCCAGAATCTGGCAGGAGGCAGTTTTCAGTTCGCAGTTTTCAGTGAATCAAGACCCGCGGCGGGTGTTGATGGATTAGTTTCGTGGTATAGCAGGTTGGCCAAGGCCACATGAATCTCAGTCGGTAGTTCTTCAGCCCGTGCCTGTGGAGTAATCCCTGCCTGCTGGAGCAATTCATCGATGCGGGGTTTAGCCACCTGGGAATAGGTGCTGCACAGGACACCACGCAACAGCTTGCGCCGGTGCATGAAGATCGCTCGCAGATAGTTATGGAAGAATTCCGGATCGGCAATGCGGTCTCGCCTGGCTGGTGCCGGTGTGACGAGCACTACGGCAGAATCAATCTTGGGCCTGGGCCAGAAGACATCCGGAGGGAGCTTGCGCAGAATTTCGATATCGCATTGCGACTGTAACCAGATCGACAGCCCGCTGTAATCGCTGCTCCCTGGCGTTGCCTGCATCCGCACGGCCAT is a window of Planctopirus limnophila DSM 3776 DNA encoding:
- the guaB gene encoding IMP dehydrogenase, with amino-acid sequence MQDRIAYQGITFDDVLLEPGYSELVPSDVETSSRLTRNIRLNVPIVSSPMDTVTESDMAIAMAQEGGMGIIHKNLSIEQQALHVERVKRSEHGVIVDPVTLPPEATALAAWEIMEQRNIGGVPVTQNGRLKGILTRRDLRFLASKDTPISEVMTKENLVTAKENTTLEEAERILLENKVEKLLLVDDEFQLKGLITIKDIDKNLRFPKASKDRRGRLRVGAAVGVFDFERAAALIDRGVDVLCVDSAHGHSQNVIQTVSEVKKRWPEIDVIAGNVATTAGARDLLMAGADAIKVGIGPGSICTTRIIAGVGVPQLTAIHNASLAVAGTDVPIIADGGIRYSGDITKALAAGGHCVMLGSLLAGVDESPGEVILFQGRSYKRYRGMGSMGAMVKGSSERYRQGKVDESSPGRGAGKLVPEGVEGRVAHKGSLHNLVYQLIGGLRAGMGYCGVPTIDDLRTNTRFIQVSAATVRENHPHDITIVEESPNYTVEHAHREGS